From the Daucus carota subsp. sativus chromosome 8, DH1 v3.0, whole genome shotgun sequence genome, one window contains:
- the LOC108199073 gene encoding peroxidase 41 has protein sequence MALPLLFLLMFSSISVSQSHRHLSLDHYAKTCPDFDRIMQEVVTPKQISNPTTAAATLRVFFHDCMVDGCDGSILIDPGTSNNTERSQEINHSLSGDAFDVVVRAKTALELACPNVVSCSDILATATRNLIKQVGGPYYPVLLGRKDSFVSMSSHVEHGLTRANSSMDKIIAIFAQKGFTVREMVALLGGGHTIGFVHCSEFASRIFNFSATSEVDPSLNPNFANRLRTLCANYKTSPDMAAFMDPISPGKFDNNLYQNLMRGLDVLPSDHLLITDPRTRALVAEYARDQNLFFTDFARAMEKVSVTGVKTGRRGEIRTNCNAFNTKA, from the coding sequence ATGGCTCTCCCATTACTTTTCCTCCTGATGTTCTCCTCCATCTCCGTCTCGCAATCTCACCGCCACCTTTCCCTCGACCACTACGCGAAAACCTGCCCTGATTTCGACAGAATCATGCAAGAAGTCGTGACACCTAAACAAATCTCGAATCCCACCACGGCCGCAGCCACTCTCCGCGTCTTTTTCCACGATTGCATGGTGGATGGCTGTGACGGATCCATCCTCATTGACCCTGGCACCAGCAATAACACTGAAAGAAGCCAGGAGATCAACCATTCTCTCTCGGGGGATGCTTTCGATGTCGTTGTACGTGCCAAGACCGCGTTAGAGCTGGCCTGCCCTAACGTGGTCTCGTGCTCGGATATTCTAGCCACAGCCACAAGGAACCTCATTAAGCAAGTGGGAGGCCCCTACTACCCAGTCTTGTTAGGAAGAAAAGATAGCTTCGTTTCAATGTCGTCTCACGTCGAGCATGGCCTAACCAGAGCAAACTCTTCGATGGACAAAATAATTGCTATTTTCGCACAAAAAGGCTTTACAGTTCGAGAAATGGTGGCATTGCTTGGTGGAGGCCATACCATTGGTTTTGTTCATTGCAGTGAATTTGCAAGCCGGATATTCAACTTCAGCGCGACCTCTGAGGTCGATCCGAGCTTGAACCCTAACTTCGCTAATCGACTAAGGACATTGTGTGCTAATTACAAGACAAGTCCTGACATGGCTGCATTCATGGATCCAATTTCACCTGGCAAGTTCGATAACAACTTGTACCAGAACTTGATGAGGGGTTTGGATGTGTTGCCATCTGATCATTTGCTGATAACTGACCCGAGAACGAGGGCATTGGTTGCAGAATATGCAAGGGATCAGAACTTGTTCTTCACAGATTTCGCGAGAGCTATGGAGAAGGTGAGCGTGACTGGAGTCAAGACAGGCAGGCGCGGAGAAATCAGAACCAATTGTAACGCCTTCAACACCAAGGCATAA